Proteins from one Mercurialis annua linkage group LG7, ddMerAnnu1.2, whole genome shotgun sequence genomic window:
- the LOC126655888 gene encoding BTB/POZ domain-containing protein At1g67900, with the protein MKFMKLGSRPDTFYTAEAVRSVSSEVSSDLIIQVKGSRYLLHKFPLLSKCLRLQRLCSESPESSQHQILQLPDFPGGIEAFEICAKFCYGITITLSAYNIIAARCAAEYLQMTEDVEKGNLIYKIEVFFNSCILQGWKDTIVTLQTSKAFPLWSEDLGITSRCIDAIASKVVNHPSKVNLSHSYSRRVRDDVSCNGTESRRHKPTSNGWWAEDMAELGIDLYWRTMIAIKSCGKIPSNLIGDALKLYAARWLPNISRPGNASNGTKGSDSNSDSDNNEMSSKHRLLLESIVSLLPADKGSVSCSFLLKLLKAANILNASSSSKIELAKRVGLQLEEATVSDLLIPNFSYANATIYDVDMVMTILEQFMLQGQSPPTTPPRSKFGYERRRRSRSAENIDLEFQESRRSSSASHSSKLKVAKLVDGYLQEIAKDLNLPLSKFITIAETIPEFARLDHDDLYRAIDIYLKTHPDLNKTERKRLCRTLDCKKLTVEACMHAAQNELLPLRVVVQVLFFEQARAATAGGGKLADLPSNIKALLATHNIDPSRSTAALSTTASIPAEDQWSVSGLKSPRSRLSTLRMKLAEDDYLDDSDLQSNGTARNSKFKAFRAIPAQPKRMFSKLLSINRNSAASEKN; encoded by the exons ATGAAGTTTATGAAACTTGGATCTCGGCCGGATACTTTCTACACTGCTGAAGCTGTTAG GTCTGTCTCCTCTGAAGTCTCTAGTGACCTTATAATTCAAGTGAAAGGAAGTAGATATTTGCTACATAag TTTCCTCTGCTTTCGAAGTGTTTGAGATTACAGAGACTATGCTCTGAATCGCCCGAATCGTCGCAGCATCAGATACTGCAATTACCGGATTTTCCGGGCGGAATTGAGGCATTTGAAATCTGTGCAAAGTTCTGCTACGGTATAACAATTACTCTCAGCGCTTATAACATTATAGCTGCGAGATGTGCTGCTGAGTATTTGCAGATGACGGAAGATGTCGAAAAGGGTAATCTTATTTACAAGATTGAGGTTTTCTTCAATTCTTGCATACTTCAAGGTTGGAAAGATACAATTGTTACCTTACAAACCTCGAAAGCGTTTCCGTTATGGTCGGAAGACCTTGGAATTACGAGTAGATGCATCGACGCGATTGCCTCTAAAGTCGTGAATCACCCGTCGAAAGTAAATTTGTCACACAGTTATTCAAGAAGGGTAAGAGATGATGTGTCGTGTAATGGAACCGAGAGTCGGAGGCATAAGCCGACGAGCAACGGTTGGTGGGCCGAGGATATGGCGGAATTAGGGATAGATTTGTATTGGAGGACTATGATTGCTATTAAGTCTTGTGGGAAGATACCGTCTAATCTCATCGGTGACGCATTGAAACTTTATGCCGCGAGATGGCTCCCTAACATTTCGAGACCAGGAAATGCTAGTAATGGCACAAAAGGATCGGATTCGAATTCTGACTCGGATAATAATGAGATGAGTTCAAAGCATAGGTTGCTGTTAGAGTCAATAGTGAGTTTGTTACCGGCAGATAAGGGTTCTGTATCTTGCAGTTTCCTGCTGAAACTACTGAAAGCTGCAAATATTCTTAACGCTTCGAGTTCTTCGAAGATTGAATTGGCGAAACGAGTAGGGCTTCAATTAGAGGAAGCAACTGTTAGTGATTTATTAATACCCAACTTTTCATATGCAAATGCTACTATATATGATGTAGATATGGTGATGACCATATTGGAGCAGTTCATGTTACAAGGGCAAAGTCCTCCGACTACTCCTCCGAGATCCAAGTTCGGGTACGAAAGGCGAAGAAGGTCTCGTTCCGCCGAGAATATAGATTTGGAGTTTCAAGAAAGTAGAAGATCTTCTTCTGCATCCCACAGCTCCAAGTTGAAAGTAGCAAAGCTAGTGGATGGGTATCTTCAAGAGATTGCAAAAGATTTGAATTTGCCTCTTTCGAAATTTATTACCATTGCCGAGACCATTCCGGAGTTCGCAAGGCTTGATCATGATGACCTATACAGAGCTATTGACATTTATCTCAag ACACATCCAGACCTAAACAAAACCGAAAGAAAACGGCTGTGTCGAACCTTGGACTGCAAGAAACTAACTGTTGAAGCCTGTATGCATGCTGCACAAAATGAGTTACTCCCATTAAGAGTAGTAGTTCAAGTTCTATTTTTCGAGCAAGCACGAGCGGCTACAGCGGGCGGCGGCAAACTCGCCGATCTGCCTAGCAACATCAAGGCACTTTTAGCTACACACAACATTGATCCTTCAAGATCAACAGCAGCATTAAGCACCACTGCTAGCATTCCGGCAGAGGATCAATGGAGCGTCTCGGGACTTAAATCGCCTCGCTCTAGGCTCTCGACTCTACGGATGAAGTTAGCTGAGGATGATTATTTGGATGATAGCGATCTGCAATCGAATGGAACCGCTAGAAACTCTAAATTTAAAGCTTTTCGGGCTATTCCGGCTCAGCCTAAACGAATGTTCAGTAAGCTATTGTCAATCAATAGAAATTCTGCTGCCAGTGAAAAGAACTGA